The Microbulbifer sp. YPW1 genome contains a region encoding:
- the lptE gene encoding LPS assembly lipoprotein LptE, whose product MLRTLTVILAVTIAACGWHLRGAPKNFPPGSKLYITTEDPRSELAESITRLLQTSGLPLAEAPTEADFTLTIHKETETKRTVSVDSKGRASEYELITSAEYSVRDKTGRDLLTMAKADVYRTLEWDDNEVVSKGEEERLQREEMRRELISRIIDRLRRIEISSPVTDDPASP is encoded by the coding sequence ATGCTCCGCACCCTGACAGTAATCCTGGCCGTCACCATCGCAGCCTGCGGCTGGCACCTCCGCGGCGCACCGAAGAACTTCCCGCCCGGCAGCAAGCTCTACATCACCACCGAAGATCCGAGAAGCGAACTGGCCGAAAGCATCACCCGTCTGCTGCAGACCAGTGGCCTGCCCCTGGCCGAAGCCCCCACTGAGGCCGACTTCACCCTCACGATTCACAAAGAGACCGAAACCAAACGCACCGTCTCCGTCGACTCCAAGGGCCGCGCCTCCGAATACGAACTGATCACCAGCGCCGAATACAGCGTGCGCGACAAAACTGGCCGCGACCTGCTCACCATGGCCAAAGCAGACGTGTACCGTACCCTCGAATGGGACGACAACGAAGTCGTGAGTAAAGGGGAAGAAGAGCGCCTGCAGCGGGAAGAAATGCGCCGCGAACTCATCAGCCGTATCATCGACCGCCTGCGTCGCATAGAAATCAGCAGCCCGGTCACCGACGACCCCGCCTCCCCGTAA